From a region of the Mycosarcoma maydis chromosome 7, whole genome shotgun sequence genome:
- a CDS encoding putative DNA mismatch repair protein MSH2, whose translation MSGLMYDGPSSSEKPDLGLDNAAESSFCQTFKSMPKPTPGTLRLFDRSDFYSAHGDDAILIANLVFKTHSALKYLGSGGKDNGGLPSITLSVAATKNLLREVLTSRQMRVEIYGNAGAKRNNQWSIVKQASPGNLQQMEDMIFVDADIVSSPIVMALKLTTRDGVKTVGAAFADATNRELCVSEYAENDLFSNTESLIIQLGVKECILPKDDKGVDADLKKLREVIERCGVVMFDSKRADFSGRNIDQDLRRLLKEESCGLNLTELDLKLAMAAASALMSYLALLTDESNFGQYSIRTHDLSQYLRLDNSALRALNLFPEPGQTGSSKNTSIYGLLNRCRTGQGQRLLGQWLKQPLVNVHAIEQRQNLVELFVNDNSTRQLIQNDYLKLMPDMHRISKRFQKGIATLEDVVRVYQAILRLPGLIQTLADMETPSEALSELLKTSYLDPFEAHRAALTKFNELVEATLDLTELSQHNFVIKPDFDDNLREIKEALDDTRDKLDEQHRLAGKELRMDTEKKLHLENHHVYGYCLRVTRTDAGLVRNKKGYMDIATVKGGLYFTNEALRDLANDFKDLSERYSRSQSGLVKEVIQIASSYCPPLEKLNVVLAHLDVIVSFAHVSDSAPVPYVKPVVSEKGTNADVDLREARHPCLEVMDDINFISNDTEMVRGQSEFLVITGPNMGGKSTYIRQVGIIALMAQIGCFVPAAQGARLPVFDCILARVGAGDSQLKGVSTFMAEMLETATILKTATSDSLIIIDELGRGTSTYDGFGLAWAISEWIATNIRCKCLFATHFHELTNLAAQQPHVRNLHVVALVKQKEGGSRQDRDITLLYKVQPGISDQSLGINVAELANFPPSVIALAKRKAEELEDYDVDEQTASVLDSLPEDVTKQGAALINEFLKTWAERSGLVAQQGVWVGKETKRSRLEADPEAELQQLRQVVDEFRPRIEANAWAAKVLESF comes from the coding sequence ATGTCAGGCCTCATGTATGATGGTCCGTCCTCGTCCGAAAAGCCAGACCTCGGCTTGGACAATGCCGCTGAAAGCTCTTTCTGTCAGACTTTCAAGTCTATGCCCAAGCCGACGCCAGGAACCTTGCGTCTCTTCGACCGCTCCGACTTCTACTCGGCGCATGGAGATGATGCTATTCTCATCGCCAACCTTGTCTTCAAGACTCACTCGGCACTCAAGTAtctcggcagcggcggcaagGACAACGGCGGCTTGCCTTCCATCACTCTTAGTGTAGCAGCCACCAAAAACTTGCTCCGTGAAGTCCTCACCTCTCGTCAGATGCGCGTCGAGATCTACGGAAATGCCGGGGCCAAGCGCAACAATCAGTGGTCCATCGTCAAGCAGGCTTCTCCAGGTAACCTGCAGCAAATGGAAGACATGATCTTtgtcgatgccgacattGTCAGCTCCCCCATCGTCATGGCGCTCAAATTGACCACCCGAGACGGAGTCAAGACCGTCGGTGCTGCCTTCGCCGACGCCACCAACAGAGAGCTCTGCGTGTCTGAATATGCGGAAAACGATCTCTTCAGTAACACAGAGTCGCTCATCATTCAGCTCGGTGTCAAGGAGTGCATCCTGCCCAAGGACGACAAaggcgtcgacgccgatcTCAAAAAGCTGCGCGAAGTCATCGAACGTTGCGGCGTCGTCATGTTTGACAGCAAACGCGCTGACTTTTCCGGTAGAAACATCGATCAAGACTTGCGCCGCTTGCTTAAGGAAGAGTCTTGCGGTCTAAATctcaccgagctcgacctcaagctcgccatgGCGGCGGCATCTGCCCTCATGTCGTACCTCGCCCTGCTCACCGACGAGTCCAACTTTGGCCAGTACAGTATCCGCACCCACGACCTCTCACAATACCTTCGCCTCGACAACTCTGCGTTGCGTGCACTCAACCTGTTCCCTGAGCCAGGTCAGACTGGATCCAGCAAGAACACTAGCATCTATGGCCTTCTGAATCGCTGTCGCACCGGTCAAGGCCAGCGCTTGCTCGGCCAGTGGCTCAAGCAGCCGCTTGTCAACGTCCACGCTATCGAGCAAAGGCAGAACTTGGTGGAGCTATTCGTTAACGACAACAGCACACGTCAGCTCATCCAAAACGATTATCTCAAGCTCATGCCGGACATGCATCGCATCAGCAAGCGTTTCCAAAAAGGGATCGCCACATTGGAGGATGTCGTACGTGTCTATCAGGCAATTCTCAGACTACCTGGCTTGATTCAGACGCTCGCTGATATGGAGACGCCTTCAGAAGCTCTTTCAGAATTGCTCAAGACCAGTTATCTTGATCCTTTTGAGGCTCATCGGGCAGCACTCACCAAATTCAACGAGCTGGTAGAAGCTACGCTCGACCTTACCGAGCTTTCTCAGCATAACTTTGTCATTAAGCCTGACTTTGACGACAATCTGCGCGAGATCAAGGAAGCGCTCGATGACACCCGTGacaagcttgacgagcagcaccgacTAGCAGGCAAGGAACTCCGCATGGACAcagagaagaagctgcaTCTGGAGAACCACCACGTGTACGGTTACTGCTTGCGGGTCACGCGTACAGACGCGGGTCTTGTACGCAACAAGAAGGGCTACATGGACATTGCCACGGTCAAAGGCGGACTCTATTTCACCAACGAAGCTCTGCGCGATCTGGCCAATGACTTTAAAGATTTGTCGGAACGCTACAGTCGTTCGCAAAGTGGTCTAGTCAAAGAGGTCATTCAGATCGCCTCGTCCTACTGCCCTCCCCTGGAGAAGCTTAACGTCGTGCTCGCACACCTCGATGTGATTGTCAGCTTCGCTCATGTATCGGACAGCGCACCTGTCCCGTATGTCAagccagtcgtgagcgAGAAAGGGACCAACGCCGACGTTGATTTGCGTGAGGCCAGACATCCCTGCCTCGAAGTGATGGACGACATCAACTTTATCTCGAACGACACAGAGATGGTGCGTGGGCAGTCCGAGTTTTTGGTCATCACAGGACCCAACATGGGCGGCAAGTCGACCTACATTCGTCAGGTTGGCATCATCGCTCTCATGGCACAGATAGGTTGCTTTGTTCCCGCCGCACAGGGCGCCAGGCTGCCTGTCTTTGACTGCATCCTCGCACGAGTCGGTGCGGGCGACAGCCAGCTCAAGGGCGTTTCCACATTCATGGCCGAGATGCTTGAAACCGCGACCATTCTCAAGACGGCCACGTCCGATTcgctcatcatcatcgacgagctcggacGAGGCACTTCGACCTACGACGGGTTTGGTCTGGCGTGGGCCATTTCCGAGTGGATCGCCACCAACATCCGATGCAAGTGTCTGTTCGCAACCCACTTCCACGAGCTTACCAACTTGGCGGCACAACAACCCCATGTGCGCAACCTGCACGTCGTGGCGCTGGTCAAGCAGAAAGAGGGCGGATCTCGTCAGGATCGCGACATCACATTGTTGTACAAGGTGCAGCCAGGGATCAGTGACCAAAGTTTGGGTATCAATGTCGCTGAGCTGGCCAACTTCCCTCCTTCGGTGATCGCGCTGGCAAAGCGAAAAGCGGAGGAACTCGAGGACTACGATGTAGACGAGCAAACCGCCTCGGTGCTCGATAGTCTGCCGGAGGATGTGACGAAGCAGGGTGCCGCGTTGATCAACGAGTTCCTCAAAACGTGGGCTGAGCGGAGTGGATTGGTTGCGCAGCAAGGGGTGTGGGTTGGAAAGGAGACCAAGCGTTCGCGACTGGAAGCAGATCCGGAAGCAGAATTGCAGCAACTCAGGCAGGTGGTTGACGAGTTCCGACCTCGCATCGAGGCGAATGCTTGGGCTGCCAAGGTATTGGAAAGCTTTTAA
- a CDS encoding uncharacterized protein (related to Ribonuclease Trv) — protein MKFTATTLAVLAAASAVAAEPLLGQLEQLGQQYAKKGQELAACAKAGFQLSCHASYDIPASSAGSCCFNGALVEGGKQSGLVLSTSFWTTNAADTANNGPKDSTTIHGLWPDYCDGTYPQFCSSVSGIPTYTGEQIEAVMQKYDPALYAYYQTYFKDLNGDRADFLAHEYNKHGTCYTTMRPQCQPQLPWISQADFAMLNYFRQIAHKFKERPTYNFLQAAGIVPSATQNYTLAQVQQTLKNAHGATPFVGCNKKGEMNEFWYFWNVRGQVNFGLFEPVESTTKSTCPASLRYLPKP, from the coding sequence ATGAAGTTCACCGCTACTACCTTGGCcgtgcttgctgccgcCAGCGCTGTTGCCGCCGAGCCTCTCCTCGGCCaactcgaacagctcggcCAGCAATACGCGAAAAAGGGTCAAGAACTAGCTGCTTGCGCCAAAGCCGGTTTCCAGCTCTCGTGCCACGCTTCGTACGATATCCCGGCATCTAGCGCTGGCTCGTGCTGCTTCAACGGTGCGCTCGTCGAAGGCGGCAAGCAGAGCGGTCTGGTGCTCAGCACGTCGTTCTGGACCACCAACGCAGCTGATACCGCCAACAACGGACCTAAGGACTCGACCACCATCCACGGTTTGTGGCCCGACTACTGCGATGGAACCTACCCTCAGTTCTGCTCGTCTGTCAGCGGCATCCCCACTTACACTGGTGAACAGATCGAAGCGGTGATGCAGAAGTACGACCCTGCTCTGTACGCCTACTACCAGACCTACTTTAAGGATCTGAACGGAGACAGGGCCGACTTCCTCGCTCACGAGTACAACAAGCACGGTACCTGCTACACCACCATGCGTCCTCAGTGCCAGCCACAACTGCCCTGGATCAGCCAAGCCGACTTCGCGATGCTCAACTACTTCCGTCAGATCGCTCACAAGTTCAAGGAACGTCCCACGTACAACTTCCTCCAGGCGGCTGGTATCGTGCCTAGCGCCACCCAGAACTACACCTTGGCACAGGTTCAGCAGACTCTCAAGAACGCCCACGGCGCAACTCCTTTCGTCGGATGCAACAAGAAGGGCGAGATGAACGAGTTCTGGTACTTTTGGAACGTCCGTGGTCAGGTCAACTTTGGTCTTTTCGAGCCTGTCGAGTCAACCACGAAGTCGACTTGCCCCGCCAGCTTGAGGTACCTCCCCAAGCCTTGA
- a CDS encoding uncharacterized protein (related to MON1 - required for fusion of cvt-vesicles and autophagosomes with the vacuole), protein MPQAPKSLSIDSDAAVVAAAAADDLVRASSPRPRTTTFTPSRPTVLLTKSWTSATVLPSTTSTRITVGANTSTATDAASSISQHEPSTSSNSTRASTPLPELSPSPFSPQTAVAEALTREQQPAGPSDDSQSRSILPHASDHSTPCNSDQATEVAFHDAADVEPEAVGTTVSSSIHALDLLHRVNDRAAAERASNSESLRSHLSRLSVSRASSKHRSRSNSRDASTQTRALPPAFLGTKQAAPSAASAVTQTSLRDEAKDGDRQLYDTSSAPSHEEEQYPDRKYYILSSAGKPIYISHASLSRRKRRREKRRRQRRAESNESDLNSNESDEEDESSTTQVGVMQALISIFADEDSDKLRFIRRGDLLITFLLRAPLYLVCVSSWNEEPSTLRQHLEYLYLQVISLVSASQLTRLFGRMPNFDLRRLLEGTEGIFDYLVNQLNANETEDDDAEQGQHQVATGGVEAKRAVTDWASCHQWWLQALQPIRITVPNLRDQLTAALQPPTAEAGSSTQPHRPKDLLYVLLCANGRIVTLLRPRKHSVHPIDLLLLTNMVMGSRSIKRSGGSEDAEIWLPLSMPKFAPHGFVHAYVKFLDPESWIGSRREGSEMVGDAKMTSSELAVIVVTGDKDAFPTVSAWISSLVAQPPAHWADNTADDAGDAGDAGSIRTTDIMAKRAASKKQAGKSAKPTQTELASWMTHFQRHILTLCRHLTDASNIEQGSPRVSAYTCAELGLAGLRHFVYRSNSTIQLTSPSLPDPYASDAVHRKRLLTLYSLVHHQIHHPLPASASHSESSSSSTTAPPTGMLNGVFGTPASSHPRLSADTRLKMHLVKSHHEQILGWITSPFELYLCLNPQLSKSAIVAVANSLTKWIKSNENDLFLVNAGSF, encoded by the coding sequence ATGCCTCAAGCGCCGAAATCGCTCAGCATAGATTCAGAtgcggcggtggtggcagcggcCGCGGCCGACGACCTTGTGCGAGCTTCGAGTCCTAGACCTCGCACTACAACCTTTACGCCTTCACGCCCGACTGTGCTTCTAACAAAATCGTGGACCTCCGCCACTGTGCTTCCATCGACAACCTCAACTCGCATCACTGTCGGGGCCAACACCAGCACTGCAACCGATGCTGCTTCATCCATTTCGCAGCACGAACCAAGCACCAGCTCGAATTCCACGAGAGCTTCGACGCCGTTGCCCGAACTGTCGCCCAGTCCTTTCTCACCACAGACAGCAGTTGCCGAGGCATTAACGAGAGAACAACAGCCGGCAGGACCGTCCGATGACTCCCAAAGCCGCTCGATACTACCACACGCATCCGATCATAGCACGCCTTGCAACAGCGATCAAGCTACGGAGGTCGCTTTCCATGACGCTGCCGACGTTGAACCTGAAGCTGTAGGCACCACAGTGAGCTCCAGTATTCAcgcgctcgatctgctgcacCGTGTCAACGAtagagcagcagctgagaGGGCGTCAAATTCCGAGAGCCTTCGATCGCATctctcacgactgtcaGTTAGTCGAGCTTCCAGCAAGCATCGCAGTCGAAGCAACAGCAGAGACGCATCGACTCAGACAAGGGCGCTTCCGCCGGCATTCCTAGGAACGAAACAAGCAGCACCGTCCGCTGCCAGTGCGGTAACGCAGACAAGTCTTCGGGACGAGGCAAAGGATGGCGATCGGCAACTGTACGATACGTCGAGCGCCCCTTCACATGAAGAAGAGCAGTACCCGGATCGCAAGTATTACATCCTCTCGTCGGCTGGTAAACCGATCTACATCTCGCACGCCTCGCTTTCACGTCGCAAACGACGTCGTGAGAAGCGGCGGCGCCAGCGACGCGCCGAATCGAACGAATCTGACCTCAACAGCAACGAGAGtgacgaagaagacgaaaGCAGCACCACGCAGGTGGGCGTGATGCAGgcgctcatctcgatcttTGCCGACGAAGACTCAGATAAGCTGCGCTTTATTCGACGGGGCGATCTACTCATTACGTTTCTTCTGCGTGCGCCGCTCTACCTCGTCTGCGTGTCCAGTTGGAATGAAGAGCCAAGTACGCTTCGGCAGCACCTTGAGTATCTCTACCTGCAAGTGATTAGTCTTGTATCGGCGAGTCAGCTGACAAGGTTGTTCGGCCGAATGCCGAATTTCGACCTTCGCAGGCTGTTGGAGGGTACCGAAGGTATCTTTGACTATCTTGTCAACCAGCTCAATGCCAATGAGACggaagacgatgacgcgGAACAAGGGCAGCATCAAGTTGCAACTGGCGGAGTCGAGGCAAAGCGAGCCGTCACCGATTGGGCTTCGTGCCACCAGTGGTGGCTGCAGGCTCTGCAGCCGATTCGCATCACGGTTCCAAACCTACGCGATCAGCTCACTGCCGCCTTACAACCGCCCACGGCGGAAGCTGGATCGTCGACGCAGCCGCACCGACCGAAAGACTTGCTTTacgtgctgctgtgcgcCAATGGTCGCATCGTGACGCTGCTCCGGCCGAGAAAGCACTCGGTACATCCGATcgacctgctgctgctgaccaacATGGTGATGGGCAGTCGCTCGATCAAACGGTCGGGTGGTTCAGAGGACGCCGAGATCTGGTTGCCGCTGAGCATGCCCAAGTTCGCGCCGCACGGATTCGTGCATGCGTACGTCAAGTTTTTGGATCCTGAAAGCTGGATCGGTTCTCGACGAGAGGGATCAGAGATGGTAGGCGATGCAAAGATGACTTCGTCCGAGCTGGCGGTGATCGTAGTGACGGGCGATAAGGATGCTTTTCCCACCGTGTCGGCTTGGATCTCGTCGCTTGTTGCGCAACCGCCTGCACACTGGGCGGACAACACCGCtgacgatgctggcgatgctggtgatgctggCTCAATCAGAACGACCGACATCATGGCCAAGAGAGCAGCGTCGAAAAAGCAAGCTGGCAAGTCGGCTAAGCCAACACAAACAGAACTGGCGTCGTGGATGACCCACTTTCAAAGACACATTCTGACGCTGTGTCGGCATCTGACGGACGCGAGTAATATCGAACAAGGCTCACCGCGCGTGTCGGCGTACACGTGCGCCGAGCTGGGTTTGGCCGGGCTGAGGCATTTTGTCTATCGAAGCAACAGTACGATTCAGCTGACCTCGCCGAGCCTGCCGGATCCGTATGCATCGGATGCGGTACATCGCAAGCGACTGCTGACGCTGTATTCGCTGGTACATCATCAGATccaccatcctcttccagccAGCGCTTCGCACTCAGAAtcgagctcatcctcgaccaccGCCCCTCCAACTGGAATGCTCAATGGCGTCTTCGGAACCCCCGCGTCCTCCCACCCCCGTCTCTCTGCAGATACAAGACTCAAAATGCATCTCGTAAAGTCGCACCACGAACAGATCCTCGGCTGGATCACAAGCCCCTTCGAACTCTATCTCTGCCTCAATCCACAACTCTCGAAATCCGCAatcgtcgccgtcgctAATAGCCTCACCAAGTGGATCAAGTCCAACGAAAACGACTTGTTCCTTGTCAATGCTGGCAGCTTTTGA
- a CDS encoding uncharacterized protein (related to subtilisin-like serine protease), giving the protein MKFLSLAAAAASAGLLLLNGAAEAATSPAAAAGPKPIQGPAVAPNAPPTLKHSRGKVAQLEKINYLPRGYIVELEASSSKSGKRSDPHAEVHEHLAKRAGPYKTRYEFDDPQTFVGMSVVLDSDEDYHSLVSAPGVKAVYRTTLHSIPAFEPVVVSEDFVKAATGKDAAATPNRKKRRDEPKNAEQGYKDTFSPHVMSGVDKVHEKGFLGRGQVVGVIDTGVDYRHPALGGKPGNQPCFGPGCLVIGGYGFVDDKFNGTNTPVASSDPYDCQGHGSHVTGTIAANSTLGFTGVAPHAKIRAYRVFGCSGSTPDDIIIAALQRAFFDGCDVLSLSLGGPGGWSEAPSSAVAGRIASLGTPLAIANGNDGAFGMAYASSPGTGSNVMAVGSVQNKDLTGISANVVPSTLSQKNVTLLQGSPFTFADGQSKVLEVYATSSSLTVTDDACSPLPDSTPDLSNKVVLIGRGTCLFATKFANAAAKGAKYVLVYNSLASITYVTTDVAGQQAASLTRDDGLFIKQQINNGVKVSLDFSNTRLATVPDTSTGGLMSSFSTYGPSYENKLNVPVVSAVGGNVLSTYPLAKGAYAILSGTSMATPFMSGSIAVFQSARGKTSPEDLNSIFANTATPIKNATGDATLYESVAHQGTGLVDVNKALYQQIVLSPTAIELNDTKHFKGTQTITVKNLGSKPLAYTLSHIPVGTVQSQEDDSIFFNLGPVAVSSNYASVRFSKKNIVVPPKGTARFTATFTPPEGVRTDKLPFYSGYIHLEPQSSGYSAANIAYGGYKADTSQTQILDNTSELFGVGLPVLAAADGNTYIESDNTSYSLKDVASWPQFVYRLNYGTPYLQIDIVNATTDFQPTYNVDGSFNAKTTSAAAKHKRFVHHRRQNAHKTPLPMPVPGAPLPKPGPGGPPAHGGPGGPKPGPGPAPKPGPGPAPKPGPGPAPKPKPDQPAGVQFSDVKTVGMLGNGYWNGRNSATGQLSDNSYNVQLVSPDLTLPQNGSTKLTPGTYKVLLRVQRVLTEGKLESDYESYLSHAFTVTA; this is encoded by the exons ATGAAGTTCCTCTCTCTTgctgcggcagcagccagcgctgGCTTGCTGTTACTCAACGGTGCCGCTGAGGCTGCTACCAGCccggctgctgccgctggtCCCAAACCCATTCAGGGTCCTGCTGTTGCTCCCAATGCTCCTCCCACTCTGAAGCACAGCAGAGGAAAGGTTgcacagctcgagaagatcAACTACCTCCCTCGAGGCTACATTGTCGAACTCGAGgcttcctcttccaagTCCGGGAAGCGTTCCGATCCGCATGCCGAGGTTCATGAACATCTTGCTAAGCGTGCAGGCCCATACAAGACAAGATATGAGTTCGATGACCCTCAGACCTTCGTGGGTATGTCGGTCGtgctcgacagcgatgAAGACTACCATTCCCTTGTTTCGGCTCCAGGCGTAAAGGCTGTCTACCGAACCACGCTCCACTCGATCCCCGCTTTCGAGCCTGTTGTTGTCTCAGAGGACTTTGTCAAGGCTGCTACCGGCAAAGATGCCGCTGCTACTCCCAACCGCAAGAAGCGTCGCGACGAGCCCAAGAACGCTGAGCAGGGCTACAAGGACACCTTTTCCCCTCACGTCATGAGCGGCGTCGACAAAGTTCACGAGAAGGGCTTCCTAGGCAGGGGCCAGGTCGTGGGTGTGATCGATACAGGAGTG GACTACCGTCATCCAGCGCTTGGTGGCAAGCCTGGCAACCAGCCTTGCTTTGGTCCGGGATGTTTAGTCATCGGAGGTTATGGCTTTGTTGACGACAAATTCAACGGAACCAACACTCCCGTCGCCAGCTCCGATCCGTACGATTGCCAAGGCCACGGAAGCCACGTTACAGGCACGATTGCTGCGAACTCCACGCTTGGCTTCACCGGCGTTGCTCCTCATGCAAAGATTCGAGCCTACCGCGTTTTCGGCTGCAGCGGAAGCACGCCTGACgacatcatcatcgctgctttGCAGAGGGCTTTCTTCGATGGCTGTGACGTGCTCAGTCTCTCGCTTGGTGGCCCTGGCGGATGGAGCGAAGCTCCTTCGTCTGCCGTTGCTGGCCGTATTGCGAGTCTCGGAACGCCTTTGGCTATCGCCAACGGAAACGACGGCGCCTTCGGAATGGCCTATGCTTCGAGCCCTGGAACTGGCAGTAACGTTATGGCAGTTGGCTCAGTCCAAAACAAGGACTTGACCGGAATCTCGGCCAATGTGGTTCCAAGCACTCTGAGCCAGAAGAATGTGACTCTGCTCCAAGGCTCGCCCTTCACCTTTGCCGATGGACAGTCCAAAGTGCTCGAAGTGTACGCGACTTCAAGCAGCCTTACCGTTACCGACGACGCTTGTTCGCCTCTCCCTGACTCGACTCCTGACCTATCGAATAAGGTCGTTCTCATCGGCCGTGGCACCTGCCTTTTCGCCACCAAATTTGCTAACGCAGCTGCCAAAGGTGCCAAGTACGTGCTGGTCTACAACAGTCTCGCCTCCATCACCTATGTCACCACCGATGTTGCAGGACAGCAGGCAGCCTCGTTGACACGTGACGACGGGCTCTtcatcaagcagcagatcAACAATGGCGTCAAGGTTTCGCTCGATTTCAGCAACACACGCCTCGCCACTGTCCCAGACACGTCCACGGGCGGCCTGATGAGCTCGTTCTCAACCTATGGACCTTCGTACGAAAACAAGTTGAATGTGCCCGTCGTCTCGGCGGTCGGAGGCAACGTGTTGAGTACGTACCCACTGGCTAAGGGTGCCTACGCTATCCTGTCGGGAACGTCAATGGCAACTCCTTTCATGTCTGGTTCCATTGCTGTCTTCCAGTCGGCTCGCGGAAAGACCTCGCCTGAAGACCTTAAcagcatctttgccaaCACTGCTACTCCGATCAAGAACGCTACCGGCGACGCTACTCTCTACGAGAGTGTGGCGCATCAAGGAACCGGGTTAGTCGACGTCAATAAGGCTCTTTACCAGCAGATTGTTCTCAGCCCTACAGCTATCGAGCTGAACGACACGAAGCACTTCAAAGGAACCCAAACCATCACAGTCAAGAACCTGGGCAGCAAGCCTCTTGCTTACACACTTTCGCACATTCCTGTCGGTACCGTTCAGTCTCAGGAGGACGACTCGATCTTCTTCAACCTTGGACCCGTTGCTGTAAGCAGCAACTATGCAAGTGTGAGGTtcagcaagaagaacaTTGTGGTTCCTCCCAAAGGCACTGCCAGGTTCACCGCCACGTTCACGCCTCCAGAGGGTGTACGCACCGACAAGCTTCCCTTCTACTCTGGCTACATCCACCTTGAACCTCAATCTTCTGGCTACAGCGCTGCCAACATCGCCTACGGAGGCTACAAAGCCGACACATCCCAGACGCAAATTCTGGACAACACCAGCGAGCTGTTTGGAGTTGGTCTTCCGGtacttgctgctgccgatggTAACACGTATATCGAGAGCGACAACACTTCGTATAGCCTCAAGGACGTTGCCAGCTGGCCTCAATTTGTCTACCGACTCAACTACGGAACGCCTTACTTGCAGATCGATATTGTTAACGCTACCACCGATTTCCAGCCCACGTACAACGTGGATGGCTCGTTCAATGCCAAGACAACTTCTGCGGCTGCCAAACACAAGAGGTTCGTCCACCACCGTCGTCAGAATGCCCACAAGACACCGCTGCCGATGCCTGTACCTGGTGCACCTTTGCCAAAGCCCGGGCCTGGCGGTCCTCCTGCTCACGGTGGTCCGGGTGGCCCCAAGCCCGGTCCGGGTCCGGCACCTAAGCCTGGTCCCGGTCCAGCACCCAAGCCTGGCCCTGGTCCGGCacccaagcccaagccTGACCAGCCTGCGGGAGTCCAATTCTCCGATGTCAAGACAGTCGGCATGCTGGGCAACGGTTACTGGAACGGCCGAAATAGCGCCACGGGTCAACTCTCGGACAACTCGTATAATGTGCAGCTTGTCTCTCCCGACTTGACACTTCCACAAAACGGCAGCACTAAGCTCACTCCAGGTACATACAAGGTGCTACTGCGAGTTCAGCGAGTGCTGACCGAAGGAAAGCTCGAGAGTGACTACGAGTCGTACCTATCGCACGCTTTCACTGTTACGGCGTAA
- a CDS encoding 60S ribosomal protein eL38 — protein MPQQITDIKKFLEIARRKDASAARVKSTTRADGKQVTKFKIRCSRFLYTLSVDDKQKAEKLKQSLPPGLNVVEIGKPVKGRK, from the coding sequence CCTCAGCAGATTACCGACATCAAGAAATTCCTCGAGATTGCTCGCAGAAAGGACGCTTCGGCGGCCCGCGTCAAGAGCACCACCCGTGCTGACGGCAAGCAGGTCACCAAGTTCAAGATCCGATGCTCGCGCTTCCTCTACACCCTCTCGGtcgacgacaagcagaaggctgagaagctcaagcagtCGCTTCCCCCTGGTCTCAACGTTGTTGAGATCGGCAAGCCCGTCAAGGGCCGCAAGTAA